The following proteins are encoded in a genomic region of Corylus avellana chromosome ca4, CavTom2PMs-1.0:
- the LOC132178150 gene encoding RNA-dependent RNA polymerase 1-like, whose amino-acid sequence MDIKALHFGYLISKETFSVLWKQEDVSVRFDLRKRKWFFFLSRLSEAYKLEMSYDSIWQIKLHRPRGQTSKFLLIQLHGAPKIHKKDVSCAHGRYRWLRVVDFTPSRSIGQSSALCLELPHDGRIPKFMLYEENEGQFVLHEGSNFSCNSGLVPIVIPPPGFDLPYKILFKINSLVQHGCLPGPAIDNNFCRLVDPKRVKLEYIERALEKLFHLKDCCYEPVRWLSEQYKRYATDRRLPTHPTISLDDGMVYVHRVQITPSKVYFCDPEVSLSNRILRNYPEDIDNFLRISFVDEDLDELHSTVLSPPPSSANEEDKRTSIYERMLSTLRNGIVIGDKKFEFLAYSNSQLHENSLWMFASRNGLTAADIREWMGDFREIRNVAKYAARLGQSFSSSWETVDGGRHEIEMIPNVEAKRLEIKYCFSNYIDVGRHMPSRIVITEEFAQVQKDSPRNREDVPRGHPRGQTDASFEKPRSLSREAFPANHLPRSQKKPPLRSFYGAAKKPFPRSQPMGPETKKESMKVGLQAADTLMARIQEGKS is encoded by the exons ATGGATATCAAAGCGTTACACTTTGGATATCTGATTTCAAAAGAAACATTTTCTGTGCTCTGGAAACAGGAAGATGTTTCAGTCAGATTTgatttgagaaagagaaagtggttcttctttctttctcgtCTCTCTGAAGCATACAAGCTTGAAATGTCCTACGACAGCATTTGGCAGATTAAGCTCCATCGACCACGTGGCCAAACTTCAAAGTTTCTTCTCATTCAG TTACATGGTGCTCCTAAGATTCATAAGAAAGATGTCTCTTGTGCTCATGGACGTTATCGGTGGCTCCGAGTAGTTGATTTCACTCCTTCACGTAGCATTGGCCAATCTTCTGCTCTATGTTTGGAGCTTCCACATGACGGTCGGATTCCAAAATTTATGCTctatgaagaaaatgaaggccAATTTGTTCTGCATGAAGGGTCTAATTTCTCCTGCAATTCAGGTCTTGTCCCCATTGTGATTCCACCTCCAGGCTTCGACTTGCCATATAAAATCTTGTTCAAGATCAACTCCTTAGTTCAGCATGGGTGTCTTCCTGGGCCAGCAATAGATAACAATTTTTGTCGGTTGGTCGATCCTAAGAGAGTAAAACTTGAGTATATAGAACGTGCCTTGGAaaaactatttcatttaaaagaCTGCTGCTATGAGCCTGTAAGGTGGCTTAGTGAGCAGTATAAAAGATACGCCACGGATAGGCGACTTCCAACACATCCTACTATATCTTTAGATGACGGGATGGTATATGTACACAGGGTTCAAATAACTCCATCTAAAGTATATTTCTGTGATCCAGAGGTGAGTCTCTCCAATCGCATCTTGCGCAATTATCCTGAAGATATTGATAATTTTCTTCGCATTTCTTTTGTTGATGAGGACTTGGATGAACTGCACTCGACAGTTTTATCTCCTCCACCATCTTCTGCGAATGAGGAGGACAAGCGAACTAGCATTTATGAGAGGATGTTGTCCACTCTAAGAAACGGAATAGTTATTGGTGATAAGAAGTTTGAGTTTCTTGCCTATTCAAACAGTCAATTACACGAAAATTCTCTTTGGATGTTTGCTTCAAGAAATGGTCTTACTGCAGCAGACATCAGGGAGTGGATGGGTGATTTTCGTGAAATAAGGAATGTGGCAAAATATGCTGCCAGACTAGGTCAATCTTTTAGCTCCTCGTGGGAAACTGTGGATGGTGGCAGGCATGAAATTGAGATGATTCCTAATGTAGAAGCTAAAAGGCTTGAAATCAAATAttgtttttctaattatatTGATGTGGGACGCCACATGCCATCAAGGATTGTAATTACCGAAGAATTCGCCCAAGTCCAGAAAGACTCCCCAAGGAATCGAGAAGATGTCCCGAGAGGTCATCCGAGGGGCCAAACCGATGCATCTTTTGAGAAGCCAAGAAGCCTTTCTCGAGAAGCTTTTCCAGCCAACCATCTTCCAAGAAGCCAAAAGAAGCCTCCCCTGAGAAGTTTTTACGGAGCAGCCAAGAAGCCTTTCCCGAGAAGCCAACCGATGGGGCCTGAGACCAAGAAGGAAAGCATGAAAGTTGGATTGCAAGCAGCTGACACATTAATGGCGAGGATCCAAGAAGGAAAGTCGTGA